In the genome of Neodiprion pinetum isolate iyNeoPine1 chromosome 2, iyNeoPine1.2, whole genome shotgun sequence, one region contains:
- the Vav gene encoding protein vav: protein MNTGDSDADPSNGWHECASWLTRCGALRSDHKANWPSATAFDLAYTLRDGVLLCNLLNTVDPGCVDMKDVNQKPQLAQFLCLRNIKIFLSACSSVFGLSESELFEPSMLFDLSNFHRVLCTLSALSICPRLRRKGIEGFSIGRDRSQEDIYKDLQSAGVGREDEGRRRRFRRREGNEAGVGGDSRDPVEEEDGYGVFCSHAQSEEIYQDLCSLHMPPPTSTTQGVPASGGEKRDYVVQELVETERNYSEVLVNLLRHFARPLSPLLRPEDSACIFFGIEELSIIHTDFHSKLRIARNGADLARIFLDWREKFLLYGDYCANLTLAQITVRDVCRNELINEVVIRCQEEANNGRFKLLDILSVPMQRILKYHLLLQKLVEETPREWIEDRRQLEKAREAMVDVAQYINEVKRDSDTLDLIRDIQASIVGWDVTEDTQLKNYGRLLKDGELKVKAHNDQRVKARWAFVFEQVVLICKAERGDQYCYKETLRLDDYRLEDHMERRTMGRDSRWSYQWLLVHKQAYTAYTLYARTDDQKKAWIKALREAMDNINPAACKSTDHKFKLTTFDTAQYCQHCGKFLKGRIFQGYRCTSCRFSVHKQCIMYSGRCTPMPPPLPYELALSPKLWFVGEMGRDTATSRLEHREDGTYMLRVRRAGQPRVGNETSYALSIKAYGRVKHIRVFKREADGAVHYYLSESRFFKSVVELIEYYERASLAENFEDLDQRLLWPFRRVLAKALFDFRGGEPNQLSLRRGCRVVVLSKEGDARGWWKGKIGDQVGFFPKEYVAEE from the exons ATGAATACCGGTGACAGCGATGCAGACCCAAGCAACGGGTGGCACGAGTGTGCCAGTTGGCTGACGAGGTGCGGCGCACTGCGGAGCGATCACAAGGCCAACTGGCCCAGTGCAACAGCGTTCGACCTGGCTTACACTCTACGGGACGGCGTACTGCTCTGCAATTTGCTCAACACAGTCGATCCGGGTTGCGTGGACATGAAAGATGTGAATCAGAAGCCTCAACTGGCCCAGTTCctttgccttcgtaacatcaagATATTCCTATCAGCCTGTTCCTCTGTCTTTGGACTCTCCGAATCGGAATTGTTCGAACCTTCCATGCTGTTCGACTTGTCTAACTTTCATCGTGTCTTGTGTACTCTTTCTGCACTGTCCATCTGCCCTCGATTACGCCGTAAAGGGATCGA AGGTTTTTCTATTGGACGTGATAGATCGCAGGAAGATATTTACAAGGACTTGCAAAGTGCAGGAGTAGG GCGAGAAGACGAGGGTCGACGCCGACGGTTTAGAAGGCGCGAGGGTAACGAAGCAGGTGTTGGGGGGGATAGCCGAGATCCTGTAGAGGAAGAAGATGGCTACGGTGTTTTCTGCAGCCATGCTCAAAGCGAAGAAATTTACCAGGACCTCTGTAGTTTACACATGCCTCCACCTACCAGTACCACACag GGGGTGCCGGCATCTGGAGGTGAAAAGCGTGACTACGTTGTTCAAGAATTGGTCGAAACTGAACGCAACTACTCTGAAGTATTGGTAAACTTGCTGAGACATTTCGCTCGCCCTTTGTCTCCACTTCTTCGTCCAGAAGATTCAGCATGCATTTTCTTTGGGATAGAAGAACTATCAATAATTCACACAGATTTTCATAGCAAGTTACGCATTGCCCGAAACGGAGCAGACTTAGcgagaatatttttagattggCGGGAAAAGTTTCTACTTTATGGTGATTACTGTGCCAACTTGACTTTAGCCCAAATTACAGTGCGAGATGTTTGTCGCAACGAACTCATCAATGAAGTAGTAATC AGATGCCAGGAAGAGGCTAATAACGGGAGATTCAAACTCCTCGACATATTGTCAGTTCCGATGCAAAGGATACTGAAATACCACttattgttacaaaaattagTAGAAGAAACTCCTCGTGAATGGATCGAAGACCGGCGACAATTAGAGAAAGCTAGAGAAGCTATGGTAGATGTAGCACAATACATAAACGAAGTAAAGCGTGATTCGGACACACTGGATCTCATCAGAGATATTCAAGCTTCAATCGTAGGCTGGGATGTTACAGAGGATACACAACTTAAGAATTACGGGCGTTTGCTCAAAGATGGAGAACTGAAG GTAAAAGCTCACAACGACCAGCGGGTGAAGGCACGATGGGCATTTGTTTTTGAGCAAGTGGTACTGATTTGCAAAGCAGAAAGAGGAGATCAGTATTGCTACAAGGAAACATTACGTTTGGATGACTACAGATTGGAAGATCATATGGAAAGACGGACCATGGGCCGTGATTCTCGATGGTCTTACCAATGGCTGCTGGTTCACAAGCAAGCCTACACTGCCTATACCTTGTACGCCAGAACTGATGATCAAAAGAAAGCATGGATCAAAGCATTACGAGAAGCAATGGACAACATTAATCCAGCCGCCTGCAAATCAACAGATCATAAATTCAAGCTGACCACATTTGATACTGCGCAATATTGTCAGCACTGCGGGAAGTTTCTGAAGGGTCGAATATTTCAG GGATACAGATGCACATCTTGCCGTTTCTCAGTGCATAAGCAATGCATTATGTATTCGGGTCGTTGCACGCCTATGCCACCACCGCTACCATATGAACTCGCCTTGTCTCCGAAACTGTGGTTTGTGGGTGAAATGGGCAGGGACACGGCAACTTCAAGGTTGGAACATCGTGAAGATGGTACCTACATGCTAAGAGTACGACGTGCAGGGCAGCCTCGTGTTGGAAATGAAACTAGCTATGCGCTTAGCATTAA GGCATATGGAAGGGTGAAGCATATAAGGGTGTTTAAACGTGAAGCTGATGGTGCTGTGCATTACTATCTAAGCGAATCGCGGTTTTTTAAAAGTGTTGTCGAACTAATAGAGTACTATGAGCGAGCTTCACTTGCCGAAAACTTTGAGGATTTGGATCAGCGATTGCTCTGGCCATTTAGGCGAGTTCTAGCCAAGGCACTGTTTGACTTTAGAGGAGGAGAACCAAATCAATTGAGTCTACGTCGAGGCTGCCGAGTAGTTGTGCTCAGTAAGGAAGGGGATGCCAGGGGCTGGTGGAAAGGTAAAATAGGCGATCAAGTTGGATTCTTCCCTAAAGAATACGTTGCCGAAGAATGA
- the LOC124211103 gene encoding pre-mRNA-splicing factor 38B isoform X1 gives MQTQEAEGNDGSPWNNSSGCEEDRKGNPKEKKSNVLPLWGNERSMNLNPLILTNIQSSHYFKVNLYELKTYHEVIDEIYYKVMHLEPWEKGSRKTAGQTGMCGGVRGVGAGGIVSTAYCLLYKLFTLRLTRKQLNGLINHPDSPYIRALGFMYIRYTQPPADLFSWYDEYLEDAEEIDVKAGGGQVMKMGDILKQFLTKLEWFSTLFPRIPVPIQKDLEQKLGERFPQQTVNTRNAKPPITLNNHGKYNSNNSNRKDNRGGCTMVRNQQPRHIPDNEAQWGEAERASHWRARSNEERREDRKDRYRDKERERERERERPRERERDRERERHSRRSTSRERSFRKQKDQRSRSRDRHHRERSRDRHRHRDRRSSPYDYATELAREKERQRRD, from the exons ATGCAAACTCAAGAAGCAGAGGGGAATGATG GATCTCCATGGAACAATTCGAGTGGATGTGAAGAAGATCGAAAAGGAAATCCAAAAGAGAAAAAGTCCAACGTTTTGCCACTATGGGGCAACGAAAGATCTATGAACTTGAATCCTTTGATATTGACAAACATACAGTCGTCGCATTACTTCAAAGTAAATTTGTACGAGCTGAAAACCTATCATGAAGTTATCGacgaaatttattacaaagtAATGCATCTGGAACCATGGGAAAAAGGAAGTCGAAAGACAGCAGGCCAGACCGGCATGTGTGGAGGC GTTAGAGGCGTTGGAGCAGGAGGTATAGTATCGACAGCTTACTGTCTTCTGTACAAACTATTCACGCTACGATTAACGAGGAAACAATTGAACGGGCTCATCAATCATCCAGACTCCCCGTACATTCGTGCCCTTGGTTTCATGTATATCAG ATACACCCAACCACCAGCTGATCTGTTCAGTTGGTATGATGAATACCTGGAAGATGCCGAGgaaattgacgtcaaagcAGGAGGTGGTCAAGTGATGAAGATGGGTGAtatattgaaacagtttttaacCAAGCTTGAATGGTTCTCAACGCTTTTCCCACGGATACCTGTGCCAATACAAAAAGACTTGGAACAAAAGTTAGGGGAAAGGTTTCCGCAACAAACTGTGAACACGCGTAACGCTAAGCCACCCATAACACTGAATAATCATGGAAAGtacaatagtaataatagtaataggAAAGACAACAGAGGTGGATGTACAATGGTACGAAATCAACAACCTAGACACATACCAGATAATGAGGCACAGTGGGGAGAGGCTGAAAGAGCGAGCCACTGGCGAGCCAG GTCTAATGAGGAACGCCGAGAAGACCGTAAAGATAGGTATCGAGATaaagaaagggagagagagcgGGAGCGGGAGCGaccgagagagcgagagagagatagGGAACGAGAAAGGCACAGTAGACGTTCTACCAGCAGGGAGCGATCTTTCAGAAAACAGAAGGACCAAAGGAGTCGCAGCAGGGATCGACATCACAGAGAAAGAAGTCGTGACCGTCACAGGCACAGGGATAG GCGGAGTTCACCTTATGATTACGCAACTGAGCTTGCTAGGGAGAAGGAAAGGCAACGAAGAGATTAA
- the LOC124211103 gene encoding pre-mRNA-splicing factor 38B isoform X2, producing the protein MQTQEAEGNDGSPWNNSSGCEEDRKGNPKEKKSNVLPLWGNERSMNLNPLILTNIQSSHYFKVNLYELKTYHEVIDEIYYKVMHLEPWEKGSRKTAGQTGMCGGVRGVGAGGIVSTAYCLLYKLFTLRLTRKQLNGLINHPDSPYIRALGFMYIRYTQPPADLFSWYDEYLEDAEEIDVKAGGGQVMKMGDILKQFLTKLEWFSTLFPRIPVPIQKDLEQKLGERFPQQTVNTRNAKPPITLNNHGKYNSNNSNRKDNRGGCTMVRNQQPRHIPDNEAQWGEAERASHWRARCVYVV; encoded by the exons ATGCAAACTCAAGAAGCAGAGGGGAATGATG GATCTCCATGGAACAATTCGAGTGGATGTGAAGAAGATCGAAAAGGAAATCCAAAAGAGAAAAAGTCCAACGTTTTGCCACTATGGGGCAACGAAAGATCTATGAACTTGAATCCTTTGATATTGACAAACATACAGTCGTCGCATTACTTCAAAGTAAATTTGTACGAGCTGAAAACCTATCATGAAGTTATCGacgaaatttattacaaagtAATGCATCTGGAACCATGGGAAAAAGGAAGTCGAAAGACAGCAGGCCAGACCGGCATGTGTGGAGGC GTTAGAGGCGTTGGAGCAGGAGGTATAGTATCGACAGCTTACTGTCTTCTGTACAAACTATTCACGCTACGATTAACGAGGAAACAATTGAACGGGCTCATCAATCATCCAGACTCCCCGTACATTCGTGCCCTTGGTTTCATGTATATCAG ATACACCCAACCACCAGCTGATCTGTTCAGTTGGTATGATGAATACCTGGAAGATGCCGAGgaaattgacgtcaaagcAGGAGGTGGTCAAGTGATGAAGATGGGTGAtatattgaaacagtttttaacCAAGCTTGAATGGTTCTCAACGCTTTTCCCACGGATACCTGTGCCAATACAAAAAGACTTGGAACAAAAGTTAGGGGAAAGGTTTCCGCAACAAACTGTGAACACGCGTAACGCTAAGCCACCCATAACACTGAATAATCATGGAAAGtacaatagtaataatagtaataggAAAGACAACAGAGGTGGATGTACAATGGTACGAAATCAACAACCTAGACACATACCAGATAATGAGGCACAGTGGGGAGAGGCTGAAAGAGCGAGCCACTGGCGAGCCAGGTGCGTCTACGTG GTCTAA
- the LOC124211501 gene encoding glycosaminoglycan xylosylkinase produces the protein MIGRRCALIALGGLLVLVLTVNIYFVRMIIEDSPHKRNTKYPENSDINKLQEQGAVVTKKKINKGSNVRTSSINAEKRIKLEMRTLPSKYFKPNANHTLLLDRLLAELKIVPNVQEDIWVIPQRNWPDADHLIPPTAPELGTILHALRTSKITKAENALLGTQLKLMLTLNHGVKALFKPMWYNRDTLIKGPVYHGKDRHNAEVVAFHLSSLLSFRRVPICVIRKLKLSEEIRKQASTELLNTMYQEGNNICFYGICHYCSPEDPICGIDDLLEGVLILWLPNDFQLSKHRNPWQRTYKKNKAAAWEMDDNYCDKVKGTKTYSVKTSSRLLDLVDTAIFDFLMDNGDRHHYELVEANIHNPAVLLIDNGKSLGDPDVDHFDILAPLYQCCLIHNTTWNRLKLLSGGALSKSLRQLLEHEARLASVSLLITDAHLNAMDRRLLAVFATVEHCLKQNKYPSSVILDHR, from the exons ATGATTGGTCGACGCTGTGCTCTCATTGCTCTCGGTGGGCTTTTGGTGCTTGTTTTGACAGTAAACATATACTTTGTACGAATGATAATTGAAGACTCTCCACATAAGCGTAACACTAAATATCCAGAAAATTCTGACATCAACAAATTACAAGAACAGGGCGCTGTtgttacaaagaaaaaaattaacaaggGTTCGAATGTACGTACCTCGTCGATTAATGCAGAAAAGAGAATCAAACTAGAAATGAGAACGCTGCCGTCCAAGTACTTCAAGCCAAATGCCAACCATACTTTACTTTTGGATCGATTATTAGCAGAGCTGAAGATAGTGCCAAACGTACAGGAGGACATTTGGGTTATACCTCAACGCAAT TGGCCAGACGCCGATCACCTAATTCCACCTACAGCCCCTGAACTTGGGACCATTTTACATGCTCTAAGAACATCCAAAATCACAAAGGCAGAAAATGCATTACTGGGAACTCAACTAAAACTGATGCTTACTCTAAATCATGGTGTCAAAGCATTGTTCAAGCCAATGTGGTATAATAGAGATACTCTGATCAAAGGGCCAGTATATCACGGAAAGGATAGGCACAACGCGGAAGTTGTTGCTTTTCACTTGTCTTCTCTATTGTCTTTCAGACGGGTGCCTATTTGTGTCATACGAAAAT TGAAACTTAGTGAGGAGATCAGAAAACAGGCATCAACCGAGTTACTCAATACCATGTACCAGGAAGGGAACAATATTTGTTTCTATGGAATATGTCATTACTGCTCACCTGAAGATCCGATCTGTGGCATAGATGATTTGTTAGAAGGTGTGCTGATTCTATGGTTGCCAAATGACTTCCAACTCTCCAAACATCGGAATCCTTGGCAacgaacttacaaaaaaaataaggctGCTGCATGGGAGATGGATGACAACTATTGTGATAAG GTCAAGGGGACAAAAACCTATTCAGTTAAAACTTCTAGCAGACTGCTAGATTTAGTGGATACggcaatttttgattttctcatGGATAATGGCGATCGTCACCACTATGAGCTTGTTGAAGCTAACATTCATAATCCGGCAGTTCTGCTTATTGATAATGGAAAAAGTTTGGGGGATCCAGATGTCGATCATTTTGATATATTGGCACCTCTGTATCAGTGCTGCCT TATTCATAATACAACGTGGAATCGACTAAAACTACTGAGTGGTGGTGCTTTGAGTAAATCCTTGAGACAACTTTTGGAGCATGAAGCAAGATTAGCTAGTGTTTCTCTTCTGATCACAGATGCTCACTTGAATGCTATGGATAGAAGACTCTTAGCCGTATTTGCAACAGTGGAACATTGTCTGAAGCAAAACAAGTATCCGTCAAGTGTAATCTTGGACCACAGGTAG
- the Vps53 gene encoding vacuolar protein sorting-associated protein 53 homolog isoform X1, which translates to MGTRQDDEFEELQSTTYTFPSDVQTVIEQVLPSTDPLDQPNFNAVDYINSLFPTEQSLSNIDDVISKMEYKICSIDQEIRSVVRGQTNVGQDGRVALEDAHKVIRQLFIHIKDIKDKAEQSEETVKEITRDIKQLDFAKRNLTSSITALNHLHMLVGGVDSLKALTQKKQYGEIVMPLQAIMEVMQHFSNYMDIPQIKQLSDQVKQIQVELAEQITADFREAFSGQNPKHFAQLSEGCLVMSVLDPRVKKDLLSWFIAMQLQEYSHLFDENQDSAWLDKIDRRYAWIKKHLLEFESKFGSIFPQNWEVSERIAVQFCHMTREDLSKLMERRRHEIDVKLLLYAIQRTTSFENLLAKRFAGLTLENSDALFEKKPRNPFEENEEVKNPFEEGYTEQGEPEKSNTSLFTRLIGKCFEPYLNIYIESLDRNLADLMDKFLNDCKLQPPGAKELDGVEGPSSVLSSCADLFVFYKKCMIQCTQLSTGFIMLNLTSTFQKYLREYALKLLQNNLPKIGGGASIGTSMSNITRDLRDLSTAGLIQNFQSFLKEGESTRFNKEEQSRICCILTTAEYCLETTQQLEEKLREKTDAQFSEKINLSQEQDIFHSVISNCIQLLVQDLESACESALTAMSKVQWIHIESVGDQSAYVSTIISHLRQNIPSIRERLSSCRKYFTQLCVKFASSFIPKVVQQLYKCKPLNTVGAEQLLLDVHMLKTALLDLPSTGCQIQRKAPATYTKVVVKGMTKAEMILKVVMSPAESPSAFADQCRKLLPDLPTAEFQKILDMKGLRRTEQMQLVDQFRQSGSSLLLGDTTIIAQDSPEHEAGRIKSSRYMSVPNTDRKLKR; encoded by the exons atggGAACTCGACAAGACGATGAGTTTGAAGAATTACAATCCACAACGTACACATTTCCTTCCGATGTTCAAACCGTTATCGAACAG GTTTTACCAAGTACCGATCCCTTAGATCAACCAAACTTCAATGCTGTGGATTACATAAATTCCTTGTTTCCCACCGAACAATCATTATCCAACATAGACGATGTGATAAGtaaaatggaatataaaatttgctCCATCGATCAGGAAATCCGATCAGTTGTCAGAGGGCAAACTAATGTCGGGCAGGATGGCCGTGTTGCATTGGAAGATGCTCATAAAGTAATCAGACAGTTATTCATTCATATTAAGGACATAAAGGATAAGGCAGAGCAATCTGAAGAAACTGTTAAGGAAATTACTCGAGATATAAAACAACTGGACTTTGCTAAACGGAATTTAACATCATCTATCACTGCTTTGAATCATTTACACATGTTGGTCGGAGGTGTAGATAGTTTGAA AGCTCTAACACAGAAAAAACAATATGGGGAAATAGTGATGCCTCTTCAAGCGATTATGGAAGTTATGCAACATTTTAGTAATTACATGGATATTCCTCAAATTAAACAGCTTTCTGATCAG GTGAAACAAATTCAAGTCGAATTGGCTGAACAAATAACTGCTGATTTTCGAGAAGCATTTTCTGGCCAGAATCCCAAACACTTTGCTCAATTAAGCGAAGGTTGTCTTGTTATGTCAGTCTTAGATCCTAGAGTAAA GAAAGATCTGCTGAGCTGGTTTATTGCCATGCAATTACAAGAGTACTCTCACTTGTTCGATGAGAATCAAGATTCAGCTTGGTTGGATAAAATTGACAGACGATATGCTTGGATTAAAAAACACTTATTAGAATTTGAGAGCAAGTTTGGTTCAATATTTCCCCAAAACTGGGAAGTCTCTGAAAGGATCGCTGTGCAGTTCTGTCATATGACACGAGAAGACTTGAGCAAACTTATGGAGCGAAGGCGACACGAAATTGATGTTAAACTTCTTCTTTACGCGATACAGAGGACTacaagttttgagaatttatTAGCCAAAAGGTTTGCCGGACTTACGCTAGAAAATTCTGAtgcactttttgaaaaaaaacctagGAATCCTTtcgaagaaaatgaagaggTTAAAAACCCCTTCGAGGAAGGGTATACCGAGCAAGGGGAGCCAGAAAAGTCTAACACATCTCTCTTCACTCGTTTAATTGGAAAGTGTTTTGAACCATACctaaatatttatatagaGAGTCTGGATAGAAATTTGGCAGACTTGAtggacaaatttttaaatgattgTAAACTGCAACCTCCTGGAGCAAAAGAGCTTGATGGTGTTGAGGGGCCGAGTAGTGTCTTATCTTCATGTGCAGATCTTTTTgtgttttacaaaaaatgcATGATACAATGTACGCAACTTAGTACAGGCTTTATCATGCTTAATCTGACTTCCACTTTCCAAAAGTATCTTCGAGAATATGCATTGAAACTGTTGCAGAATAATTTACCAAA AATTGGCGGTGGCGCTAGTATTGGGACCAGTATGAGTAACATAACACGTGATCTTCGAGACCTGTCAACGGCCGGTCTTATAcagaattttcaaagcttTCTCAAAGAAGGTGAATCTACTAGATTTAATAAGGAGGAACAATCTCGGATTTGCTG TATCCTGACAACAGCGGAATATTGTCTTGAGACAACCCAACAACTAGAAGAAAAGCTAAGAGAAAAGACAGACGCACAGTTTTCCGAGAAGATTAATTTATCACAGGAACAAGATATATTTCACAG TGTTATATCCAACTGTATTCAGCTGTTAGTACAAGATCTGGAGTCTGCTTGTGAATCCGCATTGACTGCAATGAGCaag GTACAATGGATACACATTGAAAGTGTGGGAGACCAAAGTGCATATGTCAGTACCATCATTTCACATCTTAGGCAGAATATTCCTTCTATTCGAGAAAGATTATCATcttgtagaaaatattttacacaacTTTGTGTTAAATTCGCAAG TTCATTCATTCCAAAAGTAGTGCAGCAGCTGTATAAATGTAAGCCTTTGAACACAGTTGGGGCAGAACAGTTGTTACTAGATGTTCACATGCTCAAGACAGCACTACTCGATTTACCATCAACTGGGTGTCAAATACAAAGAAAAGCACCCGCAACATATACAAAG GTAGTTGTCAAGGGTATGACCAAAGCTGAGATGATATTGAAGGTGGTAATGTCTCCTGCAGAATCTCCGAGTGCTTTTGCGGACCAGTGCAGGAAACTGCTTCCTGATTTACCAACCGCAGAATTTCAGAAAATACTTGATATGAAG GGATTACGACGAACAGAACAAATGCAATTAGTGGACCAATTTAGGCAGAGTGGAAGCAGCTTGTTGTTAGGAGATACCACGATCATTGCTCAAGATAGTCCAGAGCATGAGGCTGGACGTATTAAAAG CTCCAGATACATGTCAGTTCCCAATACCGATAGAAAACTGAAACGCTAA
- the Vps53 gene encoding vacuolar protein sorting-associated protein 53 homolog isoform X2 gives MSGRMAVLHWKMLIKALTQKKQYGEIVMPLQAIMEVMQHFSNYMDIPQIKQLSDQVKQIQVELAEQITADFREAFSGQNPKHFAQLSEGCLVMSVLDPRVKKDLLSWFIAMQLQEYSHLFDENQDSAWLDKIDRRYAWIKKHLLEFESKFGSIFPQNWEVSERIAVQFCHMTREDLSKLMERRRHEIDVKLLLYAIQRTTSFENLLAKRFAGLTLENSDALFEKKPRNPFEENEEVKNPFEEGYTEQGEPEKSNTSLFTRLIGKCFEPYLNIYIESLDRNLADLMDKFLNDCKLQPPGAKELDGVEGPSSVLSSCADLFVFYKKCMIQCTQLSTGFIMLNLTSTFQKYLREYALKLLQNNLPKIGGGASIGTSMSNITRDLRDLSTAGLIQNFQSFLKEGESTRFNKEEQSRICCILTTAEYCLETTQQLEEKLREKTDAQFSEKINLSQEQDIFHSVISNCIQLLVQDLESACESALTAMSKVQWIHIESVGDQSAYVSTIISHLRQNIPSIRERLSSCRKYFTQLCVKFASSFIPKVVQQLYKCKPLNTVGAEQLLLDVHMLKTALLDLPSTGCQIQRKAPATYTKVVVKGMTKAEMILKVVMSPAESPSAFADQCRKLLPDLPTAEFQKILDMKGLRRTEQMQLVDQFRQSGSSLLLGDTTIIAQDSPEHEAGRIKSSRYMSVPNTDRKLKR, from the exons ATGTCGGGCAGGATGGCCGTGTTGCATTGGAAGATGCTCATAAA AGCTCTAACACAGAAAAAACAATATGGGGAAATAGTGATGCCTCTTCAAGCGATTATGGAAGTTATGCAACATTTTAGTAATTACATGGATATTCCTCAAATTAAACAGCTTTCTGATCAG GTGAAACAAATTCAAGTCGAATTGGCTGAACAAATAACTGCTGATTTTCGAGAAGCATTTTCTGGCCAGAATCCCAAACACTTTGCTCAATTAAGCGAAGGTTGTCTTGTTATGTCAGTCTTAGATCCTAGAGTAAA GAAAGATCTGCTGAGCTGGTTTATTGCCATGCAATTACAAGAGTACTCTCACTTGTTCGATGAGAATCAAGATTCAGCTTGGTTGGATAAAATTGACAGACGATATGCTTGGATTAAAAAACACTTATTAGAATTTGAGAGCAAGTTTGGTTCAATATTTCCCCAAAACTGGGAAGTCTCTGAAAGGATCGCTGTGCAGTTCTGTCATATGACACGAGAAGACTTGAGCAAACTTATGGAGCGAAGGCGACACGAAATTGATGTTAAACTTCTTCTTTACGCGATACAGAGGACTacaagttttgagaatttatTAGCCAAAAGGTTTGCCGGACTTACGCTAGAAAATTCTGAtgcactttttgaaaaaaaacctagGAATCCTTtcgaagaaaatgaagaggTTAAAAACCCCTTCGAGGAAGGGTATACCGAGCAAGGGGAGCCAGAAAAGTCTAACACATCTCTCTTCACTCGTTTAATTGGAAAGTGTTTTGAACCATACctaaatatttatatagaGAGTCTGGATAGAAATTTGGCAGACTTGAtggacaaatttttaaatgattgTAAACTGCAACCTCCTGGAGCAAAAGAGCTTGATGGTGTTGAGGGGCCGAGTAGTGTCTTATCTTCATGTGCAGATCTTTTTgtgttttacaaaaaatgcATGATACAATGTACGCAACTTAGTACAGGCTTTATCATGCTTAATCTGACTTCCACTTTCCAAAAGTATCTTCGAGAATATGCATTGAAACTGTTGCAGAATAATTTACCAAA AATTGGCGGTGGCGCTAGTATTGGGACCAGTATGAGTAACATAACACGTGATCTTCGAGACCTGTCAACGGCCGGTCTTATAcagaattttcaaagcttTCTCAAAGAAGGTGAATCTACTAGATTTAATAAGGAGGAACAATCTCGGATTTGCTG TATCCTGACAACAGCGGAATATTGTCTTGAGACAACCCAACAACTAGAAGAAAAGCTAAGAGAAAAGACAGACGCACAGTTTTCCGAGAAGATTAATTTATCACAGGAACAAGATATATTTCACAG TGTTATATCCAACTGTATTCAGCTGTTAGTACAAGATCTGGAGTCTGCTTGTGAATCCGCATTGACTGCAATGAGCaag GTACAATGGATACACATTGAAAGTGTGGGAGACCAAAGTGCATATGTCAGTACCATCATTTCACATCTTAGGCAGAATATTCCTTCTATTCGAGAAAGATTATCATcttgtagaaaatattttacacaacTTTGTGTTAAATTCGCAAG TTCATTCATTCCAAAAGTAGTGCAGCAGCTGTATAAATGTAAGCCTTTGAACACAGTTGGGGCAGAACAGTTGTTACTAGATGTTCACATGCTCAAGACAGCACTACTCGATTTACCATCAACTGGGTGTCAAATACAAAGAAAAGCACCCGCAACATATACAAAG GTAGTTGTCAAGGGTATGACCAAAGCTGAGATGATATTGAAGGTGGTAATGTCTCCTGCAGAATCTCCGAGTGCTTTTGCGGACCAGTGCAGGAAACTGCTTCCTGATTTACCAACCGCAGAATTTCAGAAAATACTTGATATGAAG GGATTACGACGAACAGAACAAATGCAATTAGTGGACCAATTTAGGCAGAGTGGAAGCAGCTTGTTGTTAGGAGATACCACGATCATTGCTCAAGATAGTCCAGAGCATGAGGCTGGACGTATTAAAAG CTCCAGATACATGTCAGTTCCCAATACCGATAGAAAACTGAAACGCTAA